The Argentina anserina chromosome 5, drPotAnse1.1, whole genome shotgun sequence genome includes the window GGTGAATAGTGAAACATTTCCTGTAAATAATCATTGCTTTGATGTAATGAACTTGTAGTCTTGTTGTTGACAATGATGAGACATCTTTACGGTTTAGAGACTTATAAGTTACAGACTTACAGTTTACGTGATGGTTAACTTCCTGTTTTCGTGAGTTTTGCACATGGCACCAGTACCCGTAGAgttttactcttttttttttaaacaactGGAAGATGCATTCTCATATATGCATCATGGGATTCGCATGCCTATTATATACCCTGTGTTTTTGTAAAAGCATGTTTCACAGCTCAAAACTTTATACTTTATTCTTATTGCAGCAGATTATGTACTAGATATTTAAACATTTTTCCTTGACAAAAATGGCTGAACtcttaaaaattatttattctTATACCGGTCAATATGTTGATAATATGGACCGGATGTGTGACAGTTGATGCTTCTAGAAACATGTCTGGAGCTAATCATGCAGTGGACTCAAACTTTGTAAGTTCTGATTTTGAATCATTTATACTCCTTAGATTGCCTTTTAGTGTCACATATGGAGACCTGGTTGTAGAATGTAGACTACTGATGCTTAAAAAATTATGGACCTGGTTGGCAGAATATCATTCGGAATCTAATAAAATCATTCTACCCGCACTATTTCATATAGAACTGGATCTTCTATaaattattaagttggtcTATGTAcatgtgtgtatcttttgtcATCTGTTCACATTATCTTTGTAAATCTGCTATTAGGGAAGAATAAGGAGTTCTGCAAGATTACAGAAGCAAGGAATGAAGGTTGAGCATAAAGCAAAGGGTAAACCCATCCAACCTATCAAGCAGGAAGGGTTATTGAAGAAGCACAAAGAAATTGGATCTAGTGCACAGGAAGTAGTGTTGACAGAGGCAGGTGCACGAAGATTAAGAGTGATGCAAAAACTTGGCCTCATTGCTCCTTCAGGGTCTCCTTACCACAGAAATGGACCGGTTTGAGTGGCGGACTCATAGGTATCAATCCTTGCTGCATGTAACCTTCATCCTTTATAAAGTTTGAGTTTTCAATTTTCCTTACTATTTATATCCTCTGTGCAGCTTTTGATTAGAATCTAGTACTGCTGCATACAAGCACTTTTAACTTGGCCCTAGAACTATCCAGACTCGAGTACTAGTTGCTAGCTTTTGATGCAAGAGTTGCATAGTGTGTTAGACCCACCCAACAAGGTATGCTTAATCGTTCTCATTTAGGTGGTTTTGCTCCTTTAATTGTTTGGATGGCTGCAATGTCTAGTGGATTTTGCAGTGCTTGTGCTCTGCTCATTTTTGAGCTGTTTAGATATTAAGACGATTACTAATGTAATCTTACTGGGCATTGTGGAAGGGAAAATTCGAACTTTATAAATCTCATCTGACATTAGCTAGCTGGTTTAGtggtctctttttttttttttggaattggTTTAGTGGTCTCCTTAATAGTCTTCTACTAGTATATTTACTTTGCTaccattaaaaataaatgcaaCCAAGAAAAAACAAGTATCTTAACAACTTGATGTACGAATGCTAGACAAGATGTTAGTTCTAGCGAAACTAatgaaatgaatgaaaaatgcaCTCCTTTGCTGGCCATTTTCTTTATATTGTCATGTCACCTTGACAATGTATGTCAGCCAAGGTTTATGCCTGTTGACTGGACTCTTAACTATAACTTCAGCAGGCAAAGTACTTTATACTTGGGCCGAATTTCATCCTTGCTTAGACGGGTTTGTCTTGCAGTCGAGCTCTCGATTAATGGTCAGTAAACCATGACATAATGGTGAGTAAATTTGTAGCTTTTTTCTAATCAAAATGTCGATGGATCTTAGGGTAAGACATTTATTTTCATGTTATGGGGGACTCGGGATGTTTCTTCTAGCTGCTAAAATATTGGTGTAATGTATATTATTGTTTTCTTCATTGTCCAAACATACCTTTAGGCTTAGGCTTGTCATGGGAGGACTGAGCAGTGGTACATGGCAATAGCTTACAATGGGGTTAAAACAAAGGCCAGTACTGGTGTGGTCCAATTTCTCCTAGCAGAAGCCAGAAGCGGCATTGGTCTGAAATCTTTGGTTGAACTAGAACCACCAATGACACTGTAGGGGCATGGTCTTCATGGCCATACTATGCTGATGAATATGGACCATTCTTGATGAGGCTACAGGTATGTAGGAACATGCCATTTGCAGTTTGGAACTGTCATCTTCATAATACAGGGGATGCGTATATCTTTAGGCCAAGCAACAATAATAGTGTTATAATTGATATTGGGGCAGCAACTACAAACAGTAGAGTACGCAATTCTAATAATCTCTGAACAGAATCAGTTAACCTCTTGTCTGTCCAATTCTGCAACACTGCTGGTATGAGATGTTGATCGATCTTTAGTGCCCCCTTAACGTCTTCCAGCATTGTTTTGCTTGTCTGACCGACCCAACTTCTTCACTACGAACAACCTCCGAGTGAATTTGTGTTTTACTTCGATCTAGCCAGTGTATTTTAGTGCAATTACATGTCCCGGAGGTTCCTTTTTAACTTCCGAGACCTGTGATCGCAAGCTTGGAGGAGGTCTAAATTGCAAGCTTGCAGGAAGGAATATACTTAATGAAGAAGTATATTATAACATCTTGGTAGTTATGCACATAATGAAAATTAACCCTATTGTTTAACTACTTTgaggaaatttttttttttaaacgagGAAACTATTTTACTTTGTGAAAATGTGGAGGTTTCACTCTCTGTGGAGTGGAGACACGTTTTAGTAGTAGCATGGGGTGGGGTTAAAGTTAAAACAAGGTATTGGCCAAAAGAAACGAGAAGAAGTTAAAAACTAGGTATGATTGGGAGACATTGATAGCGCCATAGGATAGGTGAGGACAGAGCACAGAGCAATTTAGGGGACACAAAGTAGTGTTTTTAccttaattttttcttttttttcatatagaaGTTTTGAATGTCTTCGATATTTTTGAGCAAAAGTTGATTTGGATGTCGTCCATCCTCTCAAGTCTTGAACGTGTATTGATGTTTGATCATTTCAAATATTACATGCTTTGTCCTTTTCactaatttgaattttgaagtCTATAAGGTTAGGAACTTTTAGTCTTCGTCACTAATACGGCTCGTACTATACGAGAAGGATGAAGATGTGTTTCTCACCGGTATCAAAATTAGGAGACTCGAGATTCAAATGATGTAATTATATTTCTAATAAAAATAGTCGATGAAGTTCTTACGCAAATCATCTATTATTGTTGGAAAATCAAATTATCACATAGAAAAAGAAGCTATAACAGCTCACATGGGTTTTGATTTCTATTTCGGAATCACTTATTTAATCACTACTGTTACTATTTACCATATACCTTTTGGGGTTAAACACCATGGTGCTACAGCAGCAGATCCCAGTACACAGAAGAGGGAATGGTGAAAATTAACAAAGAGAAAGCaaaaggcaaaaaaaaaaaaggatacaAGATGATAAAAGAGGTTGTCAGGTAATCATCACCACCTTTGATTCGCCGCAAAATCTGTCCTCGCCGCCGACCCGCCGTCGAAGTAACTAGCCCCGTTAATATCACCGCCCTTCTTCCACCTTTTCCACCACCCCGTCTTTAACCTCATAATCAACACAATCAACAGTAACAATATCTGGggtgaaaaacaaattaaccCTGCATGTGAGTCGGTCGATCACTACAAAAAAGACTTTTTGACCGAGAATTCCTGCACGATTCCTTCAGCAATAATATTCCCTCGGTCTCCTCCTCCAGAATTTTCACCCCTTTCAACCTTCCAATCCCGCCTCGGTTTCCGTTTCACCTTCTTTTACCTTATCACAACTTCGTGTCAGCACCACTGGTAAATAAAGAAAAGGACTCAGTGCCCCTCAGTAGCGTACGATCGATCTACAGAGAGATAGAGCTAGCCACACTGCCACACTGTGAGATTCTGCCTCCTTTTTAACTCCAACTCCCTCTTCTTGTTCACTTCTCCTCTATATAATAACCTCATTCTCTTACATTTTTCATCATTttgataataaaaaaaaatgctttCTTTCAGTGAATTGTTGGATAGCAAGTATCAAAAGGGTCACAACAACGTCGTCTCCTGGTCGCCGACGTCGGTGGTGAACATGACGGACGCTGCAGATTCCGTCTCGAGCTCAGCCGCGTCGCTGACCCACAAGGAAGCCGAGAGGAGGCGCCGGCAGCGTATCAACACCCACCTCTCCACCCTCCGTACTCTCCTCCCCAGCCCCGCCAGAGTAAGTAGTACGCAGTACTCTATAGTACGTTGTCgtctatgtatatatacatatatatggatatTCACTGACCCTAAGGGTGTTATGGTCATTCTGTGACTTTGCATGGGCAGACGGACAAGGCGTCGCTGCTGGCGGAGGTGGTGCAACACGTGAAGGACCTGAAGCGTCGGATGGCTGAGCTGGCTAGGCAGGAAGAGGATACGTCGCATTTTCCGGGAGAGGTGGACGAGGCGAGAGTGAGTTGCTACGGCGAAGGGCTTTTGAAGGCGACGCTTTGCTGCGAGGACAGGCCGGGACTCAACCGCGACTTGGTGAAGGCGATGCGGTCGGTTCGGGTCAGGGCGGTGAAGGCGGAGATGGTGACGGTGGGTGGGAGGAGCAAGAGTGTGGTGGTGATGAAGTGGACTGGTGGTGGGGGCGGGGAGGAGGAGTTGAAAAATTTGAAGGTGGCTTTGAAAGCGGTGGTGGAGGATAGAGTGTCGGGTCGGGTATGCATATCAGGTAAGCGGGCTCGGTTTTACGGGTCGGTTTATCGGGATGATGGTCGtgcttgaaaatttgaaaggGAAGCACATGTAATAATGGGTTTTTGGGGTATAGAAGGGATGAGTGTCCTGtagtttcaagtttcaaccaaAGAAAGTTTGAGTCTTTGGTCAAACAGGATTATAAAGAATCAAACTTTTTGGGTGTACTTTGAGGGTTTAGGGGTATAACAAAGAAAAGACAGTGTGGAATGCTGAGTTGCCTTGATGATATTAGATTAGAGTGGTACTGCCGAGAGAATTTGATGCAACTTCTATCTACGCATAGAAGAGTGCAGTCTTCATTGCTTCAATTTTATGTGTCAAAAGAAGAGAAATTCTTAGTGTGACCCTCCACTCGCAGAGTGACATGTATCAATTTCTTCCCTCCTCACCATTGCTTAAAACTGATAACAAAAAAACGGATGTCAGAATATTAATAAATTTGAATTGTACTTCTTTGTCAGATATAGAGTTGAGAAGAGCACACCAAACCAAAAGACTAGACTAATAAAGGGATGTAAATGTTCTCAAACCGAGCGTAGAAAACCCAGAAATGTTTTTCATACCCAACTGAGATTTGAGAAGCCGGGAAGCATAAACGTATGGCAAATTGACCCATTTGGGTTTGGTGGAACTCCAACTCACCGAGGTTTGTTTTTGTGTGGATTGTGTGGTGAGGGTTTGAATTCTGGAGAAATTACGATAAATGGGTTGTGTTTGGACTTGAGCAGATCCTCGATTGGTGAAGTTCGATttcttatttctcttttttagcAATGGTGAGGTAAGAAGAAATTGATGTGTCACTCTCAAAGTTATAAAAACGAtaggcgttaatcgggcgTACAGCTGAAAATCAGCGCCCATAAtattaatcggggattaatcggatttgtatttttgtatatattttaaatttttaataacaaataattatataaatataattaaaataagaatataatactcatgaaattaatgtaaaaatatatataatgtctagAATACTGAAAATACATATGTTCTTAATCCTTAGAAATGTTCAACAATATTGATATAATGATATTAGCctcttaggaaaaaaaatacaattcaATAACAATGAACTTACGAAAATCAAtaataagaaacacaattcaccaaccctttggaaaataagaaaaacaattcaaacaaCGGGAATGCATTCTTTCAAGCCTAATCTCTCGGAGctcatcaaattcttcttaTCCATATCATTCAAGTACTTATTTTGTATCcgaatcaaactcaaaatccagaacttaaaaaaaaaacctaaccGCCTAGGATCCGCCCAGCCGCCTAACACCGCCGTTTAGCACAAAATCGCGGCGGGCAGGGGTCTCCGGGCGCCTAGGCGgtgatttttagaacattggtcACTCTGTGAGGGGACGATCGAATAGAATAGTATATTACACTCTTAATTCATCTATACACACTAATgtcctatatataatctaGAAAACGTACACTTTAACAACAATTTATTCCTTAATTCTCTCCGTGAATCATGCCCGTGATCCACATAGTCATTCACGCTAACACTCTCCCTCAAGTtagcgcatacacatcaactatgcccaacttgctaaatgaatcataaaaagttttcttagacactcattttATGAGCATATCAggaagttgctcttctgtaggaataaaaggaaaactgatgatctttgcgtttgcatctcctttataaagtgacgatcaacttccacatgttttgtacgatcatgttgcacaggattatgtgaaatatcaatagctgcattgttgtcacagtacagctgcatagcacacttaggcttaatacctaaatcttgtagcaaatttctaagccataataattcgCACACTCGCTGAGCCATACTTctata containing:
- the LOC126795183 gene encoding transcription factor bHLH30-like, with product MLSFSELLDSKYQKGHNNVVSWSPTSVVNMTDAADSVSSSAASLTHKEAERRRRQRINTHLSTLRTLLPSPARTDKASLLAEVVQHVKDLKRRMAELARQEEDTSHFPGEVDEARVSCYGEGLLKATLCCEDRPGLNRDLVKAMRSVRVRAVKAEMVTVGGRSKSVVVMKWTGGGGGEEELKNLKVALKAVVEDRVSGRVCISGKRARFYGSVYRDDGRA